Proteins from a genomic interval of Psychrobacter urativorans:
- a CDS encoding thioesterase family protein, protein MSAYYHCIHREQQADGVSVAYYQPTEHTEGTWNTLDQHMASATGLLTRELSQFAPQDNMRLARISLDILGRIPLAESTITTRFIRTGKTIELIESVLSCSGRDCIIARAWRLMTQDTRAIAGIEDPVAPYQPEQLSEWQEMHNWPGGYIKSLRLVSAPNRRPGRGMVWVTTDVEMVAGEPTDDLTHLMGMVDTANGIVPRTGLGLDEAQWMFPNTDLQIHMHRLPQGRWLGIDAVQQYGSDGIGLTSAVLHDIYGPFGRSEQILTVRPMPC, encoded by the coding sequence ATGAGCGCTTATTACCATTGTATTCACCGCGAGCAGCAAGCCGATGGCGTCAGCGTTGCCTATTATCAGCCTACTGAGCATACTGAAGGCACATGGAATACGCTTGATCAGCATATGGCATCAGCAACTGGACTACTTACTCGTGAGCTAAGTCAGTTTGCACCGCAAGATAATATGCGACTTGCCCGTATTAGCCTTGATATTCTAGGGCGTATACCGTTAGCCGAATCTACAATTACTACCCGTTTTATCCGTACCGGCAAAACGATTGAACTGATAGAGTCCGTATTAAGCTGTAGCGGTCGTGATTGTATTATTGCTCGTGCTTGGCGATTAATGACGCAAGATACCCGTGCGATTGCTGGGATTGAAGATCCAGTAGCGCCTTATCAGCCTGAGCAATTGTCCGAGTGGCAAGAGATGCATAACTGGCCAGGTGGCTATATCAAAAGTTTGCGTTTGGTATCAGCGCCAAATCGCCGTCCCGGTCGCGGCATGGTGTGGGTGACGACAGACGTTGAGATGGTGGCGGGCGAGCCGACTGATGATTTAACCCATTTAATGGGTATGGTCGATACGGCTAATGGTATCGTACCGCGTACGGGTTTGGGCTTGGATGAGGCGCAGTGGATGTTTCCCAATACCGATTTACAGATTCATATGCACCGTTTGCCACAAGGTCGTTGGTTAGGTATTGACGCTGTACAGCAATACGGTAGCGATGGTATCGGGCTGACCAGTGCTGTACTGCATGACATTTATGGTCCTTTTGGGCGTAGCGAACAAATTCTAACGGTGCGTCCAATGCCGTGCTAG